One segment of Nostoc piscinale CENA21 DNA contains the following:
- a CDS encoding MASE1 domain-containing protein, translating to MQSNTIKPQFLVKLDRPFILAALIIPLIHIGLGYVGLSMTFVGGASAFWPSLGVFVAAMLLIGYRVWPILFVSDFIVSYIIYFKSNLLISSIIPAVNLITPFIATFFNSAIY from the coding sequence ATGCAGTCAAATACGATAAAGCCGCAATTCCTTGTCAAGCTTGACCGCCCATTTATCTTAGCAGCCCTGATTATTCCTCTGATTCACATTGGGTTGGGATACGTAGGTTTATCCATGACCTTTGTTGGTGGTGCATCGGCTTTTTGGCCTTCCTTGGGTGTGTTTGTTGCAGCAATGTTGCTGATAGGTTATCGGGTTTGGCCTATCTTATTTGTCAGTGATTTTATTGTTAGTTATATTATTTATTTTAAAAGTAATTTACTAATTAGTAGTATTATTCCTGCCGTTAATTTAATTACGCCTTTTATTGCGACTTTTTTTAATTCAGCGATTTATTAA
- a CDS encoding ATP-binding protein: MAALTLCVSGIAPWPVFGNVFRTWLTSDSAGILIVTPLLLAWLQQSSSPRKFHRQQIIELVFVLLLMIAVVRVAFSGGYPIEYMIIPPLIWIAYRFDARISTVAVLIVCAIAVFGTVNGFGSFAKQQSPNESLILLQSFICVIATTTFIISAVTHENQKSATILRQANDELEKRVAERTAELQEAKNAAEIANQAKSEFLANMSHELRTPLNGILGYTQILQRTETLTEKGYKGIEIIHQCGFHLLTLINDVLDLSKIEARKMELHPIDFHFPSFLEGVVEICRIKADQKVIAFNYQSDPQIPIGIQADEKRLRQVLINLLGNAIKFTDKGGVTLKVNVINKVEQQEITNYKIRFQVEDTGVGMTATQLQKIFLPFEQVGEIKKQAEGTGLGLAISQKIVTLMGSGLQVDSQLGQGSTFWFEVEIPEAKQWATSSRVMQQGTITGYQGEKRTILLVDDKWQNRSVILNLLEPIGFVLIEASNGQEGIDQAVTALPDLIITDLMMPVMDGFEFIRQIKQSPQLQNIAIIASSASVFDNDQNQSLDVGANAFLSKPIVAEVLLELLRVHLNLTWIYAPSSPINAKNLIHDQSDVNDLTLPAIDFLTYLLELAKEGNVDAVLQATNNLKTNDLIYGNFAQQVTQLAENFQMKKLKELLTQWINQKNN; encoded by the coding sequence CTGGCTGCACTAACGCTTTGTGTTAGCGGAATTGCACCTTGGCCAGTATTTGGTAATGTTTTTCGTACTTGGCTAACATCAGACAGCGCAGGTATTTTAATTGTCACACCTTTACTGTTGGCATGGTTGCAACAGTCGTCATCACCCAGAAAATTTCATCGCCAACAAATTATCGAATTAGTATTTGTCTTACTGTTAATGATAGCGGTGGTTCGAGTTGCGTTTTCTGGGGGATATCCCATTGAATATATGATTATCCCGCCACTGATTTGGATAGCATATCGGTTTGACGCGCGGATCTCGACTGTAGCTGTACTCATTGTCTGTGCGATCGCAGTTTTTGGTACTGTTAACGGCTTTGGTTCCTTTGCTAAACAACAATCACCCAATGAATCACTGATTCTACTGCAATCATTCATTTGTGTGATTGCTACCACTACTTTTATCATCTCTGCGGTAACTCATGAAAACCAAAAATCAGCTACAATTCTCCGCCAAGCCAATGATGAACTAGAAAAGCGTGTAGCCGAACGCACGGCGGAACTCCAAGAAGCTAAAAATGCTGCGGAAATTGCCAATCAGGCTAAAAGCGAATTTCTCGCCAATATGAGTCATGAATTACGCACACCCTTAAATGGCATCCTCGGTTACACTCAAATCTTACAACGCACTGAAACCTTAACCGAAAAAGGATACAAAGGTATTGAAATTATTCATCAATGCGGCTTTCACCTCTTAACTTTAATTAATGATGTCCTGGATTTATCGAAAATTGAAGCCCGCAAAATGGAGTTACATCCCATTGATTTTCATTTCCCATCATTTCTAGAAGGAGTTGTAGAAATCTGCCGCATTAAAGCTGATCAAAAAGTCATTGCTTTTAATTATCAGTCAGATCCTCAAATTCCCATTGGTATTCAAGCTGATGAAAAAAGACTGCGGCAAGTATTAATTAATCTTTTAGGCAATGCCATCAAATTTACAGATAAAGGTGGAGTAACATTAAAAGTAAATGTCATTAATAAAGTAGAACAACAAGAAATAACTAACTACAAAATTCGCTTTCAAGTTGAAGACACAGGTGTAGGAATGACTGCAACACAATTGCAAAAAATCTTCCTACCCTTTGAACAAGTAGGAGAAATTAAAAAACAGGCTGAAGGTACTGGATTAGGATTAGCAATTAGTCAAAAAATTGTTACTTTGATGGGTAGTGGTTTACAAGTTGATAGTCAATTAGGGCAAGGTAGTACTTTCTGGTTTGAAGTGGAAATACCCGAAGCCAAACAATGGGCTACAAGTTCGAGAGTGATGCAACAAGGCACTATTACAGGCTACCAAGGCGAAAAACGCACCATTTTACTAGTAGATGATAAGTGGCAAAATCGCTCGGTAATTCTCAATTTACTCGAACCCATTGGATTTGTATTAATCGAAGCGAGTAATGGACAAGAGGGAATTGATCAAGCTGTGACAGCTTTACCAGATTTGATTATCACTGATTTAATGATGCCTGTGATGGATGGCTTTGAATTTATCCGACAGATTAAACAATCGCCTCAATTACAAAATATTGCCATCATTGCTTCTTCGGCCAGTGTATTTGACAATGATCAAAATCAGAGTTTAGATGTTGGTGCAAATGCCTTCTTATCGAAGCCGATTGTCGCTGAAGTTTTACTAGAACTTTTGCGGGTACATCTGAATTTAACTTGGATTTATGCACCAAGTTCGCCAATTAACGCTAAAAACCTAATTCATGATCAATCTGATGTTAATGATCTGACTTTACCTGCTATTGATTTCTTGACTTACTTGTTAGAGTTAGCCAAAGAAGGTAATGTCGATGCTGTTTTGCAAGCAACCAATAATTTAAAAACAAATGACCTTATTTATGGGAATTTCGCCCAACAAGTAACTCAATTAGCGGAAAATTTTCAAATGAAGAAACTCAAAGAGTTATTAACGCAATGGATAAATCAAAAAAATAACTAA
- a CDS encoding sensor histidine kinase, whose amino-acid sequence MPNSEFILIVDDNPTNLSVLSQALKSSGFAVRVAEDGESAIELVQHKPPALILLDVQMPGIDGFETCQKLKADPLTQNIPIIFMTALADTENKVKGFSLGAVDYIPKPFEQAEVIARVRMHLQLKQLTDHLEQRVIERTAALKQAQVQLVQQEKLSMLGQLVAGVAHEMNNPISCIVSNLPPAQEYVAELAKILQLCQLNYEQLPAVIQNVIANTDLEFLLEDLPKLLNSMQISTARIQDISVSLRNFARADTATKVKFDVHQGIESTLLILHHRLKSVGARPEIQIIRQYETVPKIECYPGQLNQVFMNILANAIDALEDVWQEKKQVDNSLAIKICTEKSSPESINIRIFDNGIGMTDEVKQHIFDSLFTTKAVGKGTGLGLAIAHQIIVEKHGGAIEVNSTPNQGTEFIIILPVQ is encoded by the coding sequence ATGCCAAACTCAGAATTTATTTTAATTGTTGATGATAATCCAACTAATTTGTCAGTATTATCACAAGCCCTAAAAAGTTCAGGTTTTGCGGTTAGAGTAGCCGAAGATGGAGAAAGTGCGATTGAATTAGTGCAGCATAAACCACCTGCATTGATTTTATTAGATGTGCAGATGCCAGGAATTGATGGATTTGAAACTTGTCAAAAACTCAAAGCTGATCCGTTAACGCAAAATATCCCAATTATATTTATGACAGCCTTGGCGGATACGGAAAATAAGGTAAAAGGATTTTCTTTAGGTGCAGTTGATTATATTCCTAAACCTTTTGAACAAGCAGAAGTAATTGCGAGAGTGCGAATGCACTTGCAACTCAAGCAATTGACAGATCATCTGGAACAACGTGTGATAGAGAGAACCGCAGCACTTAAACAAGCACAAGTACAACTGGTACAGCAAGAAAAACTATCTATGCTTGGCCAGTTGGTAGCAGGTGTAGCCCATGAAATGAATAATCCTATTAGCTGCATTGTTAGTAATTTACCTCCCGCTCAAGAATATGTTGCTGAACTGGCGAAAATTCTGCAATTATGTCAGCTAAATTATGAGCAATTACCAGCAGTAATTCAAAATGTGATCGCAAATACAGATTTAGAATTTCTCTTAGAAGATTTGCCAAAACTCCTCAATTCTATGCAGATTAGCACGGCAAGAATTCAAGATATTTCCGTATCGCTAAGAAATTTTGCTCGCGCTGATACAGCAACAAAGGTTAAGTTTGATGTCCATCAAGGAATTGAGAGTACATTATTAATTCTGCACCATCGTCTGAAAAGTGTTGGGGCGCGGCCGGAAATTCAAATTATCAGACAGTATGAAACTGTACCAAAGATTGAGTGTTATCCAGGGCAACTCAATCAAGTATTTATGAATATTTTAGCTAATGCTATTGATGCTTTAGAAGATGTTTGGCAAGAAAAAAAGCAAGTCGATAATTCTTTAGCAATTAAAATCTGTACAGAAAAATCTAGTCCGGAATCTATCAATATTCGGATTTTTGATAATGGTATTGGGATGACAGACGAAGTGAAACAACATATATTTGATAGTTTATTTACCACAAAAGCTGTTGGTAAAGGTACAGGTTTAGGACTAGCGATCGCTCACCAAATTATAGTCGAAAAACATGGTGGAGCAATTGAAGTTAATTCTACTCCAAATCAAGGTACAGAATTTATCATCATCTTGCCTGTGCAATAA
- a CDS encoding asparagine synthase C-terminal domain-containing protein, with protein MRFFGGYVHFRQDKLLYNQEDEDPETIKLLLAELKQKNQVSVGLLFAEEESIPDLNTIEKLLDFIPAWMQAAAQRHLDSLRFYSQELIDQFHRRDVYRQFFNHIDVKGQLKGREPVNQSLYLWSKTNLANYLLRMLGDGVEMAHSIEGRLPFLDHKVVELVRNMPISLKINGLTEKYVLREAAKPFITDTVYKRQKHPFIAPPSTFNLKEPLQQLIQDTLRSSAMSHLPFYNQCAIVQLLDKLPAMNDTQRATTDFLLLRVLSAYFLQEKFALT; from the coding sequence ATGAGATTTTTTGGTGGATATGTGCATTTCCGCCAAGATAAATTACTTTACAACCAGGAAGATGAAGACCCAGAAACTATCAAACTTTTATTAGCAGAATTAAAACAAAAAAATCAAGTCTCAGTAGGTTTGTTATTTGCCGAAGAGGAATCTATTCCAGATTTAAATACTATTGAAAAATTGTTAGATTTCATTCCGGCTTGGATGCAAGCTGCGGCACAAAGGCATCTGGATTCTCTGCGGTTCTATTCACAAGAACTGATTGACCAATTTCATAGACGAGATGTGTATCGCCAATTTTTCAACCATATAGATGTTAAAGGACAACTTAAAGGTAGAGAACCAGTAAATCAATCTCTTTATTTGTGGTCAAAAACAAATTTAGCCAATTACCTTTTGCGGATGTTGGGTGATGGTGTGGAAATGGCACATTCAATTGAAGGAAGATTACCATTTTTAGATCATAAAGTAGTTGAATTAGTCCGAAATATGCCTATTTCTTTAAAAATCAATGGACTAACAGAGAAATATGTTTTGCGAGAAGCAGCCAAACCATTCATTACAGATACAGTCTATAAGCGCCAAAAGCATCCATTTATTGCGCCACCTTCTACCTTTAATCTCAAAGAACCATTACAACAACTCATTCAAGACACTCTGCGGAGTTCAGCAATGTCTCATCTACCCTTTTATAATCAATGTGCGATCGTGCAGTTGCTAGATAAACTACCTGCAATGAATGACACTCAACGGGCAACTACAGATTTTCTCTTGTTAAGGGTACTTAGTGCTTACTTTCTCCAAGAAAAATTTGCCTTGACATAA
- a CDS encoding asparagine synthase C-terminal domain-containing protein, with protein sequence MSIKYHPDIFLLASNTGIRLHRYWDFDYPQSDNSLSHNPEDYIQQLRQTLDESIQLRLRADVPVGCYLSGGLDSSTVLGMAAVHSSEPLKAFTIAFEHAAYDEAAIAQETAAHCQADIQVIPVNQKDIADHFADAIWHCEMLSMNANTTAKYLLSLAARDAGYKVVLTGEGSDEIFWWICAFPPR encoded by the coding sequence ATGTCCATCAAGTACCACCCGGACATTTTTTTATTAGCATCAAATACAGGTATTCGTCTACATCGTTATTGGGACTTTGATTATCCCCAAAGTGATAATTCTTTATCTCATAATCCAGAGGATTACATTCAACAATTGCGCCAAACATTAGATGAATCAATTCAATTGCGTCTCAGGGCTGATGTCCCAGTTGGCTGTTATCTAAGCGGTGGTCTTGATTCATCTACAGTGTTAGGAATGGCTGCTGTTCATAGTTCTGAACCTCTCAAGGCTTTTACAATTGCCTTTGAACATGCAGCTTACGATGAAGCTGCGATCGCACAGGAAACAGCAGCACATTGTCAGGCTGATATCCAAGTGATTCCCGTTAATCAAAAAGATATCGCTGACCATTTTGCCGATGCAATTTGGCATTGTGAAATGTTAAGTATGAATGCCAATACTACGGCAAAATATTTGTTAAGTCTTGCTGCTAGAGATGCAGGCTATAAAGTTGTACTGACAGGAGAAGGTTCAGATGAGATTTTTTGGTGGATATGTGCATTTCCGCCAAGATAA
- a CDS encoding TlyA family RNA methyltransferase, with protein MAKQRLDTLLVELNLCASRALAQRLIQAGEVTVNQQIIDKPGTEVDIAAQIKVKERSRFVSRGGDKLAKALELFAIPIAGRVCLDGGISTGGFTDCLLQAGACLVYGIDVGYGQVDWRLRNDSRVILRERTNLRQLQPQQLYAGGDRIPDLAVVDVSFISLTKILPALWQLTQAPREAVLLVKPQFEVGKSRVGKKGVVRDSDDQADAIFQVLQAADQLGWKYKGLTWSPITGPAGNVEYLLWLGMESETPPPNLELIKQLTKSAITDLREN; from the coding sequence TTGGCTAAACAAAGGCTGGATACATTATTAGTAGAGTTAAATTTATGTGCTTCTCGTGCTTTAGCACAAAGACTCATTCAAGCGGGGGAAGTGACTGTTAATCAGCAGATAATTGATAAACCAGGGACAGAAGTAGATATAGCGGCGCAAATCAAAGTGAAGGAGCGATCGCGCTTTGTGTCTCGTGGCGGCGATAAACTAGCAAAAGCCTTGGAATTATTTGCAATTCCTATCGCGGGAAGAGTTTGTCTAGATGGGGGAATTTCTACAGGCGGCTTTACTGACTGTCTGCTACAAGCTGGAGCCTGTTTAGTTTATGGTATTGATGTTGGTTATGGCCAAGTTGATTGGCGCTTGCGAAATGATTCGCGGGTGATTTTGCGAGAACGGACAAATCTACGCCAATTACAGCCCCAACAATTGTACGCTGGAGGCGATCGCATTCCAGATTTGGCGGTGGTAGATGTATCGTTTATTTCCTTAACCAAAATTTTGCCTGCACTGTGGCAATTAACTCAAGCTCCCCGTGAAGCGGTTTTATTAGTCAAGCCACAATTTGAGGTGGGAAAATCCCGTGTTGGCAAAAAAGGTGTAGTACGCGATTCTGACGACCAAGCTGATGCGATTTTTCAGGTATTACAAGCCGCAGATCAATTAGGCTGGAAATACAAAGGCTTAACTTGGTCGCCCATTACAGGCCCGGCTGGGAATGTGGAATATCTTTTATGGTTAGGCATGGAAAGTGAAACACCACCGCCAAATTTAGAGCTAATTAAGCAATTGACGAAATCAGCAATAACTGATTTACGAGAGAATTAA
- a CDS encoding Calvin cycle protein CP12, translating to MTATYDRFETVQQSQQNGSKTIEQAILEAIAEARTTCETNGDGSPNCAVAWDIVEELQAEKAHQQQAKHRKTSLESFCDTHPDALECLMYDV from the coding sequence ATGACAGCAACCTACGACAGATTCGAGACTGTACAGCAATCTCAGCAAAATGGCTCTAAAACCATCGAGCAAGCAATTTTAGAAGCGATCGCCGAAGCTCGTACAACTTGTGAAACCAACGGCGATGGCTCTCCTAACTGTGCTGTAGCTTGGGATATCGTTGAAGAATTACAAGCTGAAAAAGCCCATCAGCAACAAGCAAAACACCGTAAAACTTCTCTAGAAAGCTTCTGTGACACCCACCCAGACGCTTTAGAATGTCTCATGTACGATGTTTAA
- a CDS encoding GTP-binding protein yields the protein MRNNLEETHLNRARASLRQALSWYGYLRKSGQLLSNPELAGLVKPELDALNATLSKLDANLIKIAVFGLVSRGKSAVLNALLGEKILQTGPLNGVTQWPRSVRWQPPGGKIIVELIDTPGLDEIAGEARAQMAREVARQADLILFVVSGDITRTEYQALLDLRQAQKPLILVFNKIDLYPDTDRAAIYRNLQQLGAGNPQAQPLLPDEIVMVAAEPAPMEVRVEWPDGRVSYEWETLPPQITELQQTLLKILNREGRSLLALNALVQAREAEATIAQKTLDLREQEAEEIIWQFTKYKALAVALNPIAVLDILGGAVADLALIRALARLYGLPMTSYEAGKILKTILMSSGGLLLGELGSSFILGLGKSTAAIASGDNPVNITSFAGSAIAQAGIAGYGAYAVGKAAQVYLEKGCTWGQLGASTVIQEILSQVDQNTILYRLQQELGLKY from the coding sequence GTGCGTAATAACCTGGAAGAAACTCATTTAAACCGCGCCCGTGCTAGTCTCCGACAAGCGTTATCTTGGTATGGATATCTTCGCAAGTCAGGGCAGTTATTATCTAACCCAGAATTGGCAGGTTTGGTCAAGCCAGAATTAGACGCTTTAAATGCCACACTCAGTAAACTAGACGCGAATTTAATTAAAATTGCTGTGTTTGGTTTGGTAAGTCGGGGAAAATCCGCAGTCTTGAATGCTTTACTAGGAGAGAAGATTCTGCAAACTGGGCCTTTAAACGGGGTGACTCAATGGCCGCGTTCTGTGAGATGGCAACCACCAGGCGGTAAAATTATTGTTGAGTTAATTGATACGCCAGGGTTAGATGAAATTGCGGGGGAAGCACGGGCGCAAATGGCGCGGGAAGTAGCGCGTCAGGCAGATTTAATTTTATTTGTTGTCTCTGGTGATATTACACGGACGGAATATCAAGCGTTACTAGATTTACGTCAGGCGCAAAAACCGTTGATTTTGGTCTTTAACAAAATTGACCTTTACCCGGATACAGACAGAGCCGCTATTTATCGCAATTTACAACAACTGGGCGCAGGAAATCCCCAAGCACAGCCTTTGTTACCTGATGAAATTGTGATGGTGGCGGCGGAACCTGCGCCAATGGAAGTGCGGGTAGAATGGCCAGATGGGCGTGTGAGTTATGAATGGGAAACTCTACCACCACAAATTACCGAACTCCAGCAAACATTACTCAAAATTCTCAATCGTGAAGGTAGGTCACTTCTGGCGTTAAATGCACTCGTTCAAGCCAGGGAAGCGGAAGCGACTATTGCTCAAAAAACGCTAGATTTACGCGAACAAGAAGCAGAAGAAATTATCTGGCAATTTACTAAATATAAAGCGTTAGCTGTAGCTTTAAATCCGATCGCAGTTTTAGATATTCTCGGTGGAGCTGTTGCTGATTTAGCTTTGATTCGGGCTTTGGCAAGGTTGTATGGTTTACCGATGACTAGTTATGAGGCGGGGAAAATTCTCAAAACCATTTTAATGAGTTCTGGCGGTTTATTGTTAGGAGAATTAGGCAGTAGTTTTATATTAGGATTAGGTAAAAGTACTGCGGCGATCGCTAGTGGTGATAATCCAGTCAATATTACTAGTTTTGCTGGTAGTGCGATCGCTCAAGCTGGAATTGCTGGTTATGGTGCTTACGCTGTTGGTAAAGCAGCCCAAGTTTATCTCGAAAAAGGCTGCACTTGGGGACAATTAGGCGCAAGTACTGTGATTCAAGAAATTCTTTCGCAAGTTGACCAAAATACAATTCTGTATCGCTTGCAACAAGAATTAGGTTTAAAGTATTGA
- a CDS encoding TOBE domain-containing protein, translated as MPRKEQGWITFQTSEEERKILEEFCQDSQRTKTEILRELVRGLNKHQASHTSVPTPQPTTLVSQENLEMPTVEIGSSKKALKVSSRNILKGVVKKVVIGAVNCEVTLEIVHKVELTSMITRTSAEELGIVAGEEAYAVIKSNDIVIARE; from the coding sequence ATGCCAAGAAAAGAACAAGGATGGATCACATTTCAAACATCGGAAGAGGAACGGAAAATTCTCGAAGAGTTTTGCCAGGACTCTCAACGCACCAAAACCGAGATTCTGCGGGAACTTGTGCGTGGTTTAAATAAACACCAAGCATCACATACCTCAGTACCAACTCCACAACCAACTACACTGGTAAGTCAGGAAAATTTGGAAATGCCTACTGTAGAAATTGGTAGTTCTAAAAAGGCTTTAAAAGTTAGCTCCCGTAATATTCTCAAGGGAGTGGTGAAAAAGGTGGTCATTGGAGCGGTTAATTGTGAGGTGACACTAGAAATTGTTCACAAAGTAGAGCTAACCTCAATGATTACTAGAACATCTGCTGAAGAGTTGGGTATAGTTGCGGGAGAGGAAGCCTATGCGGTGATTAAATCTAACGATATTGTGATTGCTAGAGAATAA
- the modA gene encoding molybdate ABC transporter substrate-binding protein, whose amino-acid sequence MKRRQIVSFLGTALASLLLAVCSTFIVPSVVTAQSNVTLLVSAAASLKDALEEIKPIYQQSKPNVNINYNFGASGALQQQIEQGAPADIFISAGKRQVDALEQKGLLLPGTRSILAKNRLVLVVPKNFTGITSLYNLKESKIKRIAIGEPRSVPAGQYAQQVLQKLNIWSQITSKLVYANNVRQVLAAVESGNADAGLVYATDAKISDKVKVVVAADEKYHSAIVYPMAVVKRTKNASAAKEFSQFLSSSQAKAVLKKYGFILP is encoded by the coding sequence ATGAAAAGAAGACAAATTGTTTCCTTTCTTGGCACAGCACTAGCTAGTTTGTTACTTGCTGTTTGTTCAACATTCATTGTACCTTCTGTTGTTACGGCACAGTCGAATGTTACTTTACTTGTTTCTGCTGCTGCTAGTTTAAAAGATGCACTGGAAGAAATTAAACCGATTTATCAACAAAGTAAACCCAATGTCAATATAAATTATAACTTTGGGGCTTCTGGCGCATTGCAACAACAAATTGAGCAAGGCGCACCAGCAGATATTTTTATTTCCGCAGGAAAAAGGCAAGTAGATGCTTTAGAACAAAAAGGGTTATTGCTTCCCGGTACACGCTCGATTTTGGCAAAAAACCGCCTTGTACTAGTTGTACCCAAAAATTTTACGGGCATTACCAGCCTTTACAATCTGAAAGAATCTAAAATCAAGCGCATCGCCATTGGTGAACCCAGAAGCGTTCCGGCTGGTCAATATGCACAGCAAGTTTTACAGAAGTTAAATATTTGGTCGCAGATAACTTCTAAACTGGTTTATGCCAACAACGTGCGTCAAGTTTTAGCGGCTGTAGAAAGTGGCAATGCTGATGCAGGGTTAGTATATGCTACCGATGCCAAAATTTCTGACAAGGTAAAAGTAGTGGTGGCGGCTGATGAGAAATACCACTCCGCAATAGTTTATCCAATGGCGGTGGTTAAACGCACTAAGAATGCCAGTGCAGCCAAGGAATTTAGCCAATTTTTATCCAGCAGTCAAGCTAAGGCGGTACTCAAAAAATACGGCTTCATCCTGCCTTGA
- a CDS encoding MBL fold metallo-hydrolase, producing MYLTWLDNNSWLIEISGQRILVDPWLVGELSFGLDWLFKASLKQERLISEQIDLILLSQGLPDHAHLPTLKQLDHTIPVVASPNATKVVQDLGYTCVTCLGHGETFTFNNQLEIRALPGSPIGPTLIENSYLLKELATDFTLYYEPHGYHSPQLKQFAPVDVLITPTVDLTLPLVGAIIRGTNSALEVAKWLQPQFILPTAAKADATYEGLMVNFLKAVGTAEDLRTSFQKNNLTTQVLEPKPGDRLELNLQNRVLTR from the coding sequence ATGTACTTAACTTGGTTAGACAACAATAGCTGGTTAATTGAAATTAGTGGTCAACGGATATTGGTTGACCCTTGGCTAGTTGGTGAATTAAGTTTTGGCTTAGATTGGCTGTTTAAAGCTTCTCTCAAACAAGAACGCTTAATTTCCGAGCAGATTGATTTAATATTGTTGTCTCAAGGTTTGCCAGACCATGCACATTTGCCGACATTAAAGCAACTTGACCATACAATTCCGGTTGTGGCTTCGCCTAATGCGACCAAAGTGGTTCAAGATTTGGGTTACACTTGTGTCACTTGTCTAGGGCATGGTGAAACTTTTACTTTTAATAATCAATTAGAAATTCGGGCTTTACCTGGTTCTCCTATTGGCCCGACTTTGATAGAAAACAGTTATTTGTTAAAAGAATTAGCTACTGATTTCACCCTCTATTATGAGCCGCATGGCTATCACTCGCCACAGTTAAAACAATTTGCACCGGTAGATGTGCTAATTACACCAACGGTTGATTTGACATTACCGTTAGTTGGCGCAATTATTCGCGGAACAAACAGTGCTTTGGAAGTAGCTAAATGGCTGCAACCACAATTTATCCTACCTACAGCAGCAAAGGCTGATGCAACCTATGAGGGGTTGATGGTTAACTTTTTAAAGGCTGTGGGGACGGCTGAAGATTTGCGGACTTCTTTCCAGAAGAATAATCTTACTACCCAGGTGTTAGAACCTAAACCAGGCGATCGCTTGGAATTAAACTTACAAAATCGCGTTTTAACCCGTTAA
- a CDS encoding DUF1636 domain-containing protein: MTAAHTAITSNSDNIAAHTHTLFVCQTCASVWQDGKRVGESGGQKLLHQIQQLAQDWDLREEFPIQAVECMSACNRSCVVAFAAQGKLTYLFGDLDFDNSAAAVLECAEQYYTKTDGVLPWSERPEPLKRGILAKIPPL, encoded by the coding sequence ATGACTGCTGCCCATACTGCTATTACAAGTAATTCTGACAATATTGCTGCTCATACTCATACTTTATTTGTTTGCCAAACCTGTGCCAGTGTTTGGCAAGATGGTAAGCGTGTAGGTGAAAGTGGCGGTCAAAAACTCCTGCACCAAATTCAGCAATTGGCGCAAGATTGGGATTTACGCGAAGAATTTCCGATCCAAGCGGTTGAATGTATGAGTGCTTGTAACCGTTCTTGTGTTGTTGCTTTTGCTGCTCAAGGTAAGTTAACTTATCTGTTTGGTGATTTAGATTTTGATAACAGTGCGGCGGCTGTTTTGGAGTGTGCCGAGCAGTACTACACTAAAACTGACGGAGTATTGCCTTGGTCAGAACGACCCGAACCCTTGAAACGGGGTATATTAGCGAAAATTCCACCCTTGTAA